The sequence GAATACCAAAGTAACAGGTAGGGAGGGTGGCCAGAAAATCCCAGAAGGATCATACAACACAATTGGTTAAGCAGACCAGTAAATTCAATTCAAGTTCACATAATCAAGGTACCACATAATCAGTCCTCATAGGAGTTAGGAGAAAAAACAGGTTTGCAAATCATAGGTTGAACTAGTTGACAATTAAAGTTCTAAGCTACTTTTTACTTGGACATAATGGAGGGATACACATATTGATAATTACAGAAAGGAAAGAATGGCAAATGGAATCAAATGTTAAAGGGAACACAAATTAAGAAGTTATTCTAAAGGTTCCAACTAGTTGCTAGGGAGTACAGAACTGGGTAAGGTAAGGACATACTAAGTGATATGATCATAGGAGCAAATCAAAGGTAGAATGAGGGTTCAAACACAGTATTGGGGCATATTACAGATACGAAATCAATCACTATAGAAATCCAGGACAAGGCAGGAAGTAAACTGATGTCATATAACCAATATAAACACTCAAAGTACCAATACATTAAGCTAAATAAATTTCAAACAGTCTAAATTGCTCAAGTTAAACACAATTACATTTTTAGAACTGATAATTTAGGTATGAGCAAATGCTAGAGAGGTTCATATTATATGTAGAGTTACACATAGAGATAGTCTAAAAACACATTAGGTTATGCAATTTTAGAGGCATGAATATGCTAATCAAGAACATAAGAGAATGAACATTACAAAGGCTAAAGAATTCACAAGTTATTGATTGACAAGTAGACAAACAAGAAAAGTACAGAATCACTTTGAACGTCAACAAAGTAGTATAACCTGGGACCTTAGATGCATCAAGTTCCCAAAGGCTTCAAGGAACccaaggcagtgctcacacccaaggaaggtcaaaaaaataagaattacggtggccttggctttcagctggctaagAGCCAAAGTAGAAAAAGAGAATAAACGAACAACAAAGCGAAGATCTTTATCTTTTAAATAGAAACTTAGTGATTCAAAGCCTTTCCAAAAGGGAATGAGGGAGGGGTTTCTATAGCAGTCAAAATCAAGCAAGTAAACATGGAAAACAAATTATCCAaatacaaataaggaaatatataCTAAAATCAATTAGAATCTGTTTTTAGGACATAAAATAAAGAGATTCAGTAAATCAATAGGgaataacaattatcacacaaaTAGTactaaaaataaggaaatacagaAGATTAAATAGAGAATCGGAAAATATCATACCAAAAATCATTTAGAGTCATATTTTAGGGCAAAATAAAGTAGAAAATATGAAAACATGGCAGATTAaacagaaataagaaaaagaatatTCAAACACGGAAAAGGAAAAGTATCAATCAAGAATTAGTAAGAAATAAGgagaaatttcaaaccctagttcGAAAAGGAAGCGTGAATAGTCGAAGATCTTACTGAATCGGACCATATAGAGTGCAAATAGACAAAATATCGTCTAATTTCAAGGATTGAAGACGGTGGAATCCCGTTTAGGTACTGGTACTTGTCAAAATTGGGGCAAGTACCGTATAACCTTATAATCTTGCAGATAATAACGAGGTAACACATAAAAGGCAAGAAAATTATTGAAGGAATCCATGATTGAGACTGATTCGGAGAAGATTGAGAGGGCGACTAGGTTTTTCTTTAGGGAGGGAGGAGTATTTGAGGGCGACTGCTGAAGAGCAatggggattagggtttgggtaaGGGGATATAAGGAGAGTGAGGGGAAGTGTTGTGAgtcgttgatcaattttgatcaatgGCTGGGATTTAAACAGGATGGGTCAATTTTTTTGGACTGGGTCGGGGAATTAGGTCATTTGGTTTGGGTTAGGGTTATTGGGCCAAGGGTTTTGGGGTAATTGGGCTGAGGTTTGGGTAGTTTAGGTCCGAAAAATAGATAGGAAAttaggctattatttaaataccccaaaatttgttaaaaataatttataaatgattaataaataaaataaaatattatttatgcactaaaatgTTTAAAATGATAACTtcgtattataaaaatataaatatgctattttgacataaaataatataaaataaagtgaaattgTGTGAATATAGGCCATTATTACAAAATTAGACAAATAGTTTAAAagatacaaatgtaattatagaaatagaataaaaatatataaaacgtaTACTATACGtgcaaaataattattttaggcAACTAAGTCATCCCAAAATAATTTAAAGACTAATTACTTGATATTTAAatataagaaaattaattttaaaaattatgaaaaattatggaaaatgctTGCAtaaattttgtaaattaaataatgatgcaaaatttatgttttgaaagtatatatactatttgaaaaatatgagagTAAACTTGGGTATCAACACATGAAGTTTGATACAAAATGCCTTGAGCTGAGAAGAAAGTTGTAGCCTCAATACTGCTGCCTAATTCAAAGGCATTGTTAGATCTTATGGACTTAGTAGAACAACTGAATTGAGTTTGAACAGATGGTAAAAGCATTTGTCTTTGAAGAAGGCAAATGGGTCCATGTGGCCCTAGTATAATCGTCTACcatagtaataaaatatttgaaaccatTATAAGTTTGTGTATGATATGGACCTCACAAATCTACATGAACCAGTTGAAAAGGAGGAGAAGAATGTATGGTACTCTCATAAAAGGGTAGTTTTTGTTGCCTAGCTATAGGACAAACAAGGCACAAGAAAGTTTGTTTCTTAGGCAATTTATCAGAAAGAAAATGGATAGACTTCATTTTAGCAAAAGCACATGGCCTAACCTCAAATGGCATATATGATCAAAAAATAAGGAGGAATTAAATGCAAAATTAATAGTAATGGTAGGTACAGAATTGCAAAAATTGAAACTGCTCTTATTAACATCTTTCAGAATGACAGTTATGGTATTTACGAACGAAGAAGTGCAAGAATCAATGGAAGAAAGATTATCTGACTGTAGGAAGTAGAGCCCCTTCTGAAGTTTACCAAGAACCAAAGGCTTTTTCTAGAAAAAGGCCATGTGACAAAATACAAGCAGAATGAGTGAATAAGGCATAACTTTGCATATGTTTTAACAATTCAGACAAAGAAATCAAGTTATAATGAAAGGATGGCACAAACAAAACATTAGAAAGTGAAATAttagaagaaagggaaaagagtTCTAGTACAAGTCACCTTAACTTTGTAACCATTAGGAAGTGTTACAAGATAAGGTATGCATAAGGGCTTAATGTCTCTAAGAAAGGATTTATGAGGAGTCATGTAATTTTTGACACTAGAGTCTATGACCCAAATACTACTCTCTATCCTAGATACATTGCAAGCAAGGACACCACAAGGTCTAAATCAGTTGTACCTAACAAACCTGCAATGTTGGCAGAACCTGAACCCATCTCAGTAGAAGCAGAGGAGACCTTTGATTGCTGAATCAAAGAGAGAAGATGCTCATAGTGTTCCTTAGTGAAATTATGAACCCCAAGATCAATTTGTATCCTCTTAGAAGATTCACccccaaaattatcaaaatggCTCATCAATTTAGAATAAGAAACTTGAGCATATGTTGATGTCTTCTTGAACATAGACCTAAAACTTGGAGGATACCCACGCAACTTGTAGCACCTTTCAACAGAGTGGCAAGGCTTTTTACAATACTTGCATGCAATTATGGAAGAAAACTTATTAGCAAACTCAAATAGTTTTCTAAGAGTATGGTTTAGGCTCAAAACTGACTTTCTGAGTGTAAGTTTTCTAAACAGCAACAATGGAAAAAGAGGCTGAATCTGAATTGAAGGAAGGGATGGAGGATGTAACCTCAGTTTGGCTTTCATCCTAAATAAGCATTGAGTAGGCACTATCAATATCATGAAAAGGTTTCATTAAAAAAATGTTCCTTCGAGCACCTGAATAAATCTCATTCAATCCCGTTAGAAACCGATTGACCTTTTGTTACTTCTCCATCTTCTGAAAAGCCTCCTTACACCCACTCACACGTGAAGGATAGGATATGGAGAAAGATAATTCATCCCAGATTTTCTTAAAATAGGAAACTATACTGGAAGATCCCTAGGAGATGGAGGATATTTCTTTCCTGATTTGAAACACTTTAGTGCCATTTGGCATATCATATCTCCTTTCgattttcttccatattttttaGCTAACTCAGTGTAAATCACGCTCTCCCGAATCTGCATATCTAAGCTATTTAAGATCCATGTAGTGACCATGTCATTGCACTGACACTAAGCCTCATATAAAGGGAAATTTTCACTCGGCTTCTTAACAGTTCCATTGATCAGACCTAATTTGTTCTTACATGACATGCCTATAAGCATTCCTTTTTTCCAACTCCCATACCCCAATCCATTAAAAGCAGCAACTACAATGACAGTCCCAGGAGAATTAGACGGGTACAAATAGAGTGGATGAGATGGTTTGACACTTAAAGATGCACTAGCACTCGAGGACTCAGAAGTCAAAGTCACAATTGAAGGTACACCAGTAGAGCCCATACTCTCATCACAATTAGGGTTTTAACTTTAGGAAAAAATTCAATAAACAATCatggaataaaaataaagtattaGATGAGAAAACAATACCAGACTTCTACACAAATTCTAAAAACAATACTCTCAAATATCAGAGAAAGTCATCAAAAATTGAAACTTGATCACCGATTCAATCGTCACCGGAGGAAAGAGGAAAATGCGATTCACATGTTGAGGGTACCATCAGAAGAAAGCCCTCAGAACAAGTCACCGAAATCGTGGATCTGATACCATAATAACATCTCAAATCCGAATTAATCGTGGAAACTTTCAAATAGCAAACCCTAGAAATGTCTAATACGACATGAACGAGTAGAGAGAGAAATTTTATTTATGCTGTAAAATGTCAAAATGAATTAGTCTCTTACAAAAGAATTAtctaactatatatatatatacgaaacAATCGGGTCGAGTCACTTAAATAAAGAAGGATCCGCGACCATTATACAAAGAAGGAAGTTGGTCCTGGACTAATGCCTTAGTGGGTTTTGCAATGTGTTGGGCTGAACAGCCCCAACTCCAACaaagcccttaggctttgtaatTAGACTTGTACTTCTTATTATTATACAAATCATTTCCAATTCAATATATAGCAACAAATTACTTAGAgagagataagaaatctattttatttgaatataGGGAAGCATCTATGGATGTTCATCGGTAAGTAAGGTATGACATTTAGTCATTTCGGTTTGGTATATTCGGTATTCGatttcttaaaatgctatacTAATACCATACCAATACCTATTTGGTATGGTTCGACTTTTCTCCTTTCGGTTGCGATTTATTCGGTTCGATAATTTCGATTTATTCGGCTTGAATATTAACTATTGTATAGAATCACATACTGTAAATTCTTGATTAATGTACTCAATAAAACGTTCTAAGCTCACCAAGTGTCGACAAAATCTTTGTCCAaaaccatcaaatatcaacaatgaGAAAAAAGGTACATAAAGGAATacatttgatcattagaaatattatgttacttgcttagagttaattgttGAAATTAGAGAATACAACAAGGACTAATCTAACGTATGCAATAACAATACAAGAGTAACGGAGTAAGAAACACCCTAAAACCATTAAAGCATTACGTTAAACTACTTGGCAACCTAGAAAGTAAGAATTAGAATCTGCATCCTAACGTGTTACTCCATTTTCCTAAATAAGTACATGAGCTTTATTACCAACCTCAACATGAATGCCAAAGAGAAGTATTTTGTAACTTAGTATGTTAATCAATAATATTTGTAATGTGCAATTTagtatatatttcggtacgatattggtatttcgatgttatttttttaaataccAAATGTCATACCTATTAccaaattattttaaatactCAAACTAAATACCAAAATACTGAACACCATATATCAAAATTTTCTGTTTCGAAACGGTAATTAGGTATTTACCTTATGCACAGCCCTAGAAGCATCTAATTAACAGGCATGTTAACAACACTATGGAATCTACTTTTTGTTATTATCCGTTTGTTTTCACCTTCTCCCATCGTAGTTCcacttttttaaataaaaaataaacacaaatTCATTAACTCCCTTAACCACCTATTAATTTTTGTCCTGTCCTTTTTCCAATTGCTGCTTTTTCTTAAAACCTTGTTAAGTATCCTGAGATTACATGTTCTTTACATTATCGGTGCATATACAAGTTAATTCAGAAAGTGAAAGATTTAGACTATATATAATGACAATGGAAAGATTTTTTATATTATAGATAAATTTTAACCCATAATATATTgcaaaataattattattttttccatattaCAAATTATTGCATTTTTAAAAATTTACTTGTAATTACCTAATAAATAACCTGATTGTTTAAATATTCTTTCACTACCATCATGAGTGGAACTTAAAACTCATAGTTAAGTCAAAAGGTAAAAAGAGAGGAAAACCCCCTCCTATCTCCTAAACTCTTTCTTCTTGTTCCTTCAATTACCATCATCAAACTTCAAACCCCAACCTCTCCCTCACTCTCTCTCTGCCCTTGCTTAGATCCTTGTTGAATTATATCAGATCCATACTTATCACTTTTCCCTtattagcatataaacaaatTAAACCCTTGGTCTCAAGTTTTTAATCTATGTAAATCTAGTTAGTTAATTTCACATAATACCAAAGGGAGGAAGGATCAAAGATCTAAGCAGCTAAGAGTACTatcttttctcttgtttttcctcgTCTTAACTTAATCATTTCTCCACTTAAAAGACCCATATTTGAGCTTCAAACATGGCAACCCCCTGGTGGACAGGTCAAGTAAATCTAGCTGGAGGTGAAACATCATCCCAAGCCGACGCACCGACATTCAAGAAGCCAGATCTGGTCACATCTATGAGCGACAACATTGGATCAAGAGATGACGATGAAGAAAGAGAGCAGAGTCATTATGAGCCTAAGGAGGGCGCAATAGAGGTCGGCACACGCCAACCTCGTGGACGCCCTCCTGGCTCGAAAAATAAGCCAAAACCGCCCATTTTCATGACAAGGGATAGTCCAAATGCATTAAGAAGTCATATTATGGAAGTAGCAAATGGTGCAGATGTAGCTGAAAGCATAGCACAGTTTGCAAGAAAGCGTCAAAGAGGTGTTTGTGTATTGAGTGCTAGTGGAACAGTAACAAACGTAACCCTAAGACAACCATCTGTTCCTGGTACTGCTGTCATGGCATTAcacggtcgttttgagattttatcGTTGACCGGCGCTTTCCTCCCCGGTCCTGCTCCGCCTGGGTCAACCGATTTGACTATATACCTAGCAGGTGGACAAGGACAGGTACTATTTAATTGTATAATCATCTCTTACAAAAATTTAAActgttagaattttttttttgctaagaatgaaattatttataaataattatatgcACCATTACTAAAGTAAGTGCCATCAGTAGCA is a genomic window of Nicotiana tabacum cultivar K326 chromosome 16, ASM71507v2, whole genome shotgun sequence containing:
- the LOC107822002 gene encoding AT-hook motif nuclear-localized protein 20-like, whose product is MATPWWTGQVNLAGGETSSQADAPTFKKPDLVTSMSDNIGSRDDDEEREQSHYEPKEGAIEVGTRQPRGRPPGSKNKPKPPIFMTRDSPNALRSHIMEVANGADVAESIAQFARKRQRGVCVLSASGTVTNVTLRQPSVPGTAVMALHGRFEILSLTGAFLPGPAPPGSTDLTIYLAGGQGQVVGGRVVGSLVASGPVMVIASTFSNATYERLPLEEEEEGGGAAAAQGQLGGSGSPPPPPQQGGMGDIPSSNMQTVYNLPPNLLPNNGGQLNHEAFLWPHGRPSY